The stretch of DNA ACCGGACTGGGAAAATTTCTTAAACCTACTAAAGTTGAATCGAATCCATTTTGATGTTGTTGCTCAAAACAAAATTCAATCTGATTATATCAACGAGCAAATTACAAATAAAGTAATTCATACAAATTCCATTCAAACATTTACAGAATATAAAAATTATTCCAATATCATATTACATTGCAACGCATGTTTACTTCCAGTTTGGATTTTGGAATCTCTCCTGATGTTTTGGAAAGAATATGCAGAAAGTGGAACACAATGTTTTATTCGCTTTTCAAATTCTTCTTTGGATCTTCATTCGCCATTTCAAGAAAATTATCAAACTCGAATTGATTTGGAAAAACTTTTGTCTAATCTAAAAGAGTTAGGATTCAAAAATATTATTTCTCATGTTGTAGAGAAAGAGGAAATGGAATTAATTACCTTCCTTGTCAAATGAAAATCTACCAACATGTCGATGAACTCAATGACCGAGATGGAATTGGAAATGACATTCTTGGATTTCAGATTTTATTTGAAAAATTAAATCTTCCCAACGCTATTCTAACTCGAACCAATAATTCTAAAAATGAATCCGAAATATTCTTAACTTCTAAACCTCCGAAAATTCAGTCAGATTCTATTCATATTTTACATTATGGTGGTGCTGGATATCCAATTGATTATTTTCAAAATATTCCAGGTAAAAAAATTCTTCGATTTCATAATATGACTCCTAGTTATTTCTTTAAGGATTTTTTAGACGAAGACATTTTTAAAACCTTTGAAAGAAATGAAATCAAATCTAACTTAGAACTGTATTCCCTTTATCGCTGTCTGAGTTGGGTATTGTCTGATTCTGTTTTTAATGAATTGGACTTTTTGAGACTGGTAGGCGAGTCCAATAAAACGAAAATGCAAGTATTACCGGTTATTCGTAATTATCCGCTTATTACAAGTCAGAGTCAACCTAATTTTCGAATCGGTTTTATTGGACGATGGGTACCGAATAAAAGAATAGAAGACTTACTTTTTACTATCTACTTCTTACGGAAAATCAATCCACTATACACGCTTGTGTTAATTGGAAAAAAAAATTCAGTTTTTGGAATGTATAATGAATATCTCTATACGCTAGTGCAAGAACTAGAACTTTCCAATAATATCGAATTTCAAGAAAACCTAACGGATGAGGAAGTAAAACGGCAACTTTCAAAATTAGATATTTATCTTTCAATGAGTGAACATGAGGGGTTTGGAATTCCGATTTTAGAAGTGATGGCTTCCGGCATTCCTGTTCTCGCATATTCTTCTACCGCTATTTTAGAGACAGTGCGCGATGCGGGAATTTTATTTAACGAAAAGAATTTTCCTTATTTGGCTGAATTAATTCATAAAATAGTTACATCAACAAATCTAAAATCAAAAATAGTTCAAAAACAAAACCAACGAGTAAAATTTTACAATGAATTTCCTTTTCAAGAAAAAATATTAGAAATCATTCATTCATAAATAGAATGACATTTTCTTTATATTTCAAATTCTAAGTTAACGTGGCAGCAAACAGAATTAAAAGAATTATCCAATTTTCCGCGGGATTTAATCCCGGAGATGCGATTAGCAATGAGATGCTTATGCTTAAATCGTATTTTCAGGAGATTGGTTTTTTAGGCGAAATTTATTCAGAAAATATTGGAAAGGATACAAATGGGTTAGCTAAAAAATACAATTCTTACAATGAAAAGGAATTTGATTTTATTATCTATCATCATTCCATTCATTCAGCCGTATTAGAATTCATCGAAAAACTTAATTCACCCAAAGCACTCATTTATCACAATGTAACTCCAAGTCATTTTTTTGAGCCTTATGATTTAAAATTAACTTATTACTTAAAAAGAGGAAGAGAAGAGTTAAAAGGTCTTAATGGAAAATTCCAAATGTATTTTGCAGATTCTGAATTTAATAAAAAGGAACTTATTGAATTGGGATTTTCAAATGTAACCGTTCTACCGATTATTTACAATTTTGAAAAACTAAAAAAAACTGAAACTTTGCGAGAAAACGAAATAAAACGAATTGTGTTTGTCGGCAGAATAGCTCCAAATAAAAAACAAGATGATCTTATTAAATTAGCAAAAGTATTAAAGGATTATTTTTTCTCAGAGTTTCAAATTCATTTTGTTGGGTATTGTTCAAAGGAATTAGAATTGTATAAGGAAGAGTTAATTTCCCTGATTCAAATTTTTGGTTTAGAAGACCATATATTTTTTTCAGATTTTATCAATGATAAATTACTTTCAGAATACTATCAGAAAGCAGATTTGTTTATTTGTATGAGTGAACACGAAGGGTTTTGTGTTCCTCTTTTAGAATCAATGTTTTACGATGTTCCAATCATTGCATATGATGCTGGTGCGGTCAAAGATACTTTAGATGGAGCTGGCATCCTATTTAAAGAGAAAGACTTTCTAAGTATTTGTGAGTGTATTCTAAAAGTATTTTCCGATAGAGATTTTAGAGAGAAAATTCTAAACTCGCAGAGAGATAGGCTGTTACGATTTAGAGAAGGAAACCATACGAGTATAATTGGTTACGCGATTAAAAACTTTACATTATGAAAAAATACTTTATCAAACGATTTTTACTTTTATTTCCGACTGTTTTAGGAATTACTTTCGTAGTATTTCTGATATCTCACATGGCACCCGGTGGTCCTTTTGAATCCGAACTTGCAAAATGGCGTGGGACTGCAAACGAAGGAGG from Leptospiraceae bacterium encodes:
- a CDS encoding glycosyltransferase family 4 protein — encoded protein: MKRIIQFSAGFNPGDAISNEMLMLKSYFQEIGFLGEIYSENIGKDTNGLAKKYNSYNEKEFDFIIYHHSIHSAVLEFIEKLNSPKALIYHNVTPSHFFEPYDLKLTYYLKRGREELKGLNGKFQMYFADSEFNKKELIELGFSNVTVLPIIYNFEKLKKTETLRENEIKRIVFVGRIAPNKKQDDLIKLAKVLKDYFFSEFQIHFVGYCSKELELYKEELISLIQIFGLEDHIFFSDFINDKLLSEYYQKADLFICMSEHEGFCVPLLESMFYDVPIIAYDAGAVKDTLDGAGILFKEKDFLSICECILKVFSDRDFREKILNSQRDRLLRFREGNHTSIIGYAIKNFTL
- a CDS encoding glycosyltransferase; amino-acid sequence: MKIYQHVDELNDRDGIGNDILGFQILFEKLNLPNAILTRTNNSKNESEIFLTSKPPKIQSDSIHILHYGGAGYPIDYFQNIPGKKILRFHNMTPSYFFKDFLDEDIFKTFERNEIKSNLELYSLYRCLSWVLSDSVFNELDFLRLVGESNKTKMQVLPVIRNYPLITSQSQPNFRIGFIGRWVPNKRIEDLLFTIYFLRKINPLYTLVLIGKKNSVFGMYNEYLYTLVQELELSNNIEFQENLTDEEVKRQLSKLDIYLSMSEHEGFGIPILEVMASGIPVLAYSSTAILETVRDAGILFNEKNFPYLAELIHKIVTSTNLKSKIVQKQNQRVKFYNEFPFQEKILEIIHS